One Brassica napus cultivar Da-Ae chromosome C2, Da-Ae, whole genome shotgun sequence DNA window includes the following coding sequences:
- the LOC106380296 gene encoding kunitz trypsin inhibitor 4-like, with product MNPMFYFLLALTAVLTVTGSPGEPVLDIHGDIIFDCSYYVLPRISGPGGGGLTLSSRGDDWCPLYLKLEYSKVNMGIPVKFSDWRTKVAYVPESANLNIQMDVKATICGQSTYWYVPPVEPITVIEALFLAAGPKLSDGFFQIKKIKDALGGYKIVFCVNNNDCSDIGIFVDKQGVKRLALSSTPFDRG from the coding sequence ATGAATCCCATGTTTTACTTCCTTCTTGCCTTAACTGCTGTTTTGACCGTGACCGGAAGCCCCGGCGAACCAGTTCTCGATATTCATGGTGATATCATATTCGATTGCAGTTACTACGTTCTCCCCCGCATTTCCGGCCCTGGAGGTGGCGGCCTGACTCTCAGCTCCCGTGGTGATGATTGGTGTCCCCTCTATCTCAAACTGGAATATTCAAAGGTTAATATGGGCATTCCCGTAAAATTCTCAGACTGGAGGACTAAAGTTGCGTACGTTCCCGAGTCAGCGAACCTCAACATCCAGATGGACGTCAAAGCCACGATATGTGGTCAGTCAACATATTGGTATGTCCCTCCGGTCGAGCCCATCACGGTCATTGAGGCGTTGTTCTTAGCGGCTGGTCCTAAACTGTCGGATGGTTTCTTCCAGAtcaagaaaattaaagatgctCTTGGCGGTTACAAGATTGTGTTTTGTGTTAACAATAACGATTGCAGCGATATTGGGATATTTGTGGATAAACAGGGCGTTAAGCGTTTGGCTTTAAGCTCTACGCCATTCGATCGAGGTTAG
- the LOC106382520 gene encoding organic cation/carnitine transporter 1-like, giving the protein MVTYLRHINHQNKTLKQDYLHLKQQKKMKPSEPPKLVAASSNVSNDPSASEKGEATSQQQSNNGYALTVDEVIEQHIGALGFAQIVHALLVSIAWTFDAQSTLISIFSDAKPAARLLTTGAIVEGSILCGLSTGEWEWVGGKSDTIVSEWNLICQHKFLVALPSTLFFIGSLFGSGVYGYLADSWFGRKKTLFISCLLTFVTALAISFSPNVWVYAFLRFANGFFRSGIGSCCIVLATEVVGKKWRGQVGQYGFFFFTLGFLSLPLMGYLERKSWRNLYRITSLLPLGYAVFLLPFAYESPRWLLVKGLNKEAMVVLKKLARRNGKQLPADLSLVDPIQGRDDPTFSSSENFWRTKWAVKRIVMVMMAGFGTGFVYYGIQLNAENLNFNLYLTVAVNALMEFPAIFIGSFLLGVMNRRPLFSNSSYLAGICCLLCAVLSLHRVTRALPVSKWLQLAVEAIGFMASSTAYDVLYVYGVELFPTNVRNFAVSLLRQAFMLGASAAPLLVALGRESAMMSFIVFGVASVLSGVVSIWLRETRNAPLYETLTQQGKAEEMENEIEHS; this is encoded by the exons atggttACTTACTTAAGACATATCAATCATCAAAACAAAACCTTAAAACAAGATTATTTACACCTGAaacaacagaaaaaaatgaaacctTCTGAACCTCCGAAGCTTGTGGCTGCATCATCAAACGTATCGAATGATCCATCAGCATCGGAGAAAGGAGAAGCAACAAGCCAACAACAATCCAACAATGGTTATGCACTCACAGTTGACGAGGTGATCGAGCAACACATTGGAGCACTTGGGTTTGCACAGATAGTGCATGCTCTTTTGGTCTCTATTGCTTGGACCTTCGATGCTCAGTCCACTCTTATATCCATATTCTCCGACGCTAAGCCCGCTGCGAGGCTTCTCACAACGGGAGCCATCGTGGAAGGCTCGATATTGTGTGGGTTGTCCACCGGAGAGTGGGAATGGGTTGGAGGAAAGAGCGACACTATTGTTTCAGAGTGGAATCTTATATGTCAACATAAGTTCCTCGTTGCTCTTCCATCCACTCTTTTCTTCATCGGATCTCTCTTTG GTTCGGGAGTTTATGGATATCTTGCTGATTCATGGTTTGGTCGGAAAAAGACACTATTTATCTCTTGTCTATTAACGTTTGTCACGGCTTTAGCGATCTCCTTTTCACCAAACGTTTGGGTTTACGCGTTCTTGCGTTTCGCAAACGGGTTCTTTAGATCAGGAATCGGTTCTTGCTGCATCGTCCTCGCAACAGAGGTCGTTGGTAAAAAATGGCGTGGGCAAGTAGGGCAAtatggtttcttcttcttcacgttAGGCTTTCTATCTTTACCACTCATGGGTTACTTGGAGAGAAAGTCATGGAGAAACCTTTACAgaatcacatcccttcttcctcTTGGATACGCTGTTTTTCTCTTGCCCTTTGCCTATGAGTCTCCTCGATGGCTTCTCGTCAAAGGACTTAACAAAGAAGCCATGGTGGTCTTGAAGAAACTCGCGAGGCGCAATGGGAAACAACTTCCAGCTGATCTAAGCCTAGTCGATCCGATTCAAGGAAGAGATGATCCAACTTTCTCGTCGTCTGAGAACTTTTGGAGGACTAAATGGGCAGTAAAGAGGATCGTAATGGTGATGATGGCTGGATTTGGCACTGGTTTTGTTTACTATGGAATCCAACTAAACGCTGAGAATCTCAACTTCAATCTTTACTTAACTGTTGCGGTGAACGCTCTGATGGAGTTTCCAGCGATTTTCATCGGAAGTTTCCTCCTCGGCGTCATGAACCGTCGTCCGTTGTTCTCCAACTCATCATACCTAGCTGGAATATGTTGCTTACTCTGTGCGGTTCTCTCGCTCCACCGTGTGACCCGTGCACTACCCGTTTCCAAATGGCTGCAGCTAGCAGTTGAGGCAATCGGATTCATGGCGTCCTCAACGGCCTACGATGTCCTATATGTCTATGGCGTCGAGCTGTTCCCGACAAACGTGAGGAACTTTGCGGTTTCGCTCTTGCGTCAAGCGTTCATGCTAGGAGCGTCTGCAGCACCGTTGCTAGTTGCATTGGGAAGAGAAAGCGCGATGATGTCTTTCATTGTGTTTGGTGTTGCGTCTGTGTTGAGCGGCGTGGTGAGTATCTGGCTAAGGGAAACAAGAAACGCTCCACTTTATGAAACACTGACGCAGCAGGGGAAGGCTGAAGAGATGGAAAACGAAATAGAACACTCTTAA
- the LOC106378894 gene encoding uncharacterized protein LOC106378894, with protein MWVAWFREVVLKGSIHNYWTTKPKVSFSWLANKILKLKDVVYPLVKLRLENGLSARFWHDNWSPLGNVATLLNAQSSRLGIPQQATVASLFRNGSWRLPPARSEQQLQLQAHLTTVNLTTEPDYFEWEIEGRISSKFSTGEVYHYLRGAHDELQKMLPYTLTQLAGRA; from the exons ATGTGGGTGGCTTGGTTCAGAGAAGTTGTACTCAAGGGATCGATCCACAACTACTGGACTACAAAGCCAAAGGTTTCATTCTCTTGGCTCGCAAACAAGATCCTCAAACTTAAAGATGTTGTCTACCCATTGGTTAAACTGCGATTGGAGAATGGACTATCTGCTAGATTTTGGCATGACAACTGGTCCCCCCTAGGAAATGTTGCTACACTGCTGAACGCTCAATCATCAAGGTTAGGCATTCCTCAACAAGCAACAGTGGCCTCACTATTCCGTAATGGATCATGGCGTCTTCCACCTGCAAGATCAGAGCAACAGCTACAACTTCAAGCACATTTAACTACAGTCAACCTCACAACTGAGCCAGACTACTTTGAATGGGAGATAGAAGGAAGGATCTCTAGCAAGTTCTCTACTGGTGAAGTGTATCATTACCTGAGAGGGGCGCATGATGAG CTCCAGAAGATGCTCCCTTACACCCTCACGCAACTGGCCGGACGCGCTTAA
- the LOC106382521 gene encoding organic cation/carnitine transporter 1: MKPTEQKTPKLVETSPNISTDSSASEKGEATSQQQSNNGYALTVDEVIEQHIGVLGFAQIVHALLVSIAWTFDAQSTLISIFSDAKPAARLLTTGAIVEGSMLCGLSTGEWEWVGGKSDTIISEWNLICEHKFLVALPSTLFFIGSLFGSGVYGYLADSWFGRKKTLLISCLLTFVTALAISFSPNIWVYAFLRFANGFFKSGIGSCCIVLATEVVGKKWRGQVGQFGFFFFTLGFLSLPLMGYLERKSWRNLYRITSLLPLGYAVFLLPFAYESPRWLLVKGRNKEAMVVLKKLARRNGKQLPADLSLVDPIQGRDDRASSSSEKFWRTKWAVKRIVMVMMAGFGTGFVYYGIQLNVENLNFNLYSTVAVNALMEFPAVFVGSFLLGVMNRRPLFSISSYLAGTACLLCAVLSLHRVVLPATKWLQLGVEAFGFMASSTAYDVLYVYGVELFPTNVRNFAVSLLCQAFMLGASAAPLLVALGRENAMMSFIVIGAASMLSGVVSLWLK; encoded by the exons atgaaaCCTACTGAACAAAAAACTCCGAAGCTTGTTGAGACATCACCAAACATATCGACAGATTCATCAGCATCCGAGAAAGGAGAAGCAACAAGTCAACAACAATCCAACAATGGCTATGCACTCACAGTTGACGAGGTAATCGAGCAACACATCGGAGTACTAGGGTTTGCTCAGATCGTGCATGCTCTTTTGGTCTCTATTGCTTGGACCTTCGATGCTCAGTCCACTCTTATATCAATTTTCTCCGACGCTAAGCCCGCTGCGAGGCTTCTCACAACGGGAGCCATCGTGGAAGGCTCGATGTTGTGTGGACTGTCCACCGGAGAGTGGGAATGGGTTGGAGGAAAGAGCGACACTATTATTTCAGAGTGGAATCTTATATGCGAACATAAGTTTCTTGTTGCTCTACCATCCACTCTATTCTTCATCGGATCTCTTTTCG GTTCTGGAGTTTATGGATATCTTGCTGATTCCTGGTTCGGTCGGAAAAAGACACTTCTTATCTCTTGTCTATTAACGTTTGTCACAGCTTTAGCGATCTCTTTTTCTCCAAACATATGGGTTTACGCGTTCTTGCGTTTTGCCAACGGATTCTTTAAATCAGGAATCGGTTCTTGTTGTATCGTGCTTGCTACAGAGGTCGTCGGTAAAAAATGGCGTGGGCAAGTAGGGCAAttcggtttcttcttcttcacgttAGGGTTTCTATCTCTACCACTCATGGGTTACTTGGAGAGAAAGTCATGGAGAAACCTTTACCgaatcacatcccttcttcctcTTGGATACGCTGTTTTTCTCTTGCCATTTGCCTATGAGTCCCCTCGATGGCTTCTTGTTAAAGGACGTAACAAAGAAGCCATGGTGGTCTTGAAGAAACTCGCGAGGCGCAATGGTAAACAACTTCCAGCTGACCTAAGCCTAGTCGATCCGATACAAGGACGAGATGATAGAGCTTCGTCGTCATCAGAGAAATTTTGGAGAACTAAGTGGGCAGTGAAGAGGATTGTAATGGTGATGATGGCTGGATTTGGCACTGGTTTTGTTTACTACGGTATTCAACTAAACGTTGAGAATCTCAACTTCAATCTCTACTCAACTGTTGCGGTCAATGCTTTGATGGAGTTTCCAGCGGTTTTCGTCGGAAGCTTCCTCTTAGGGGTCATGAACCGTCGTCCATTGTTCTCAATCTCATCATACCTAGCTGGAACCGCGTGCTTACTCTGCGCGGTTCTCTCGCTCCATCGTGTTGTACTACCTGCTACCAAATGGCTGCAGCTAGGTGTTGAGGCATTTGGGTTCATGGCGTCCTCAACGGCCTACGATGTCCTATATGTCTATGGCGTCGAGCTGTTCCCAACAAACGTGAGGAACTTTGCAGTTTCGCTGTTGTGTCAAGCGTTCATGCTGGGAGCATCTGCAGCACCGTTGCTAGTTGCATTGGGACGAGAAAACGCCATGATGTCTTTCATTGTTATTGGCGCCGCGTCAATGTTGAGCGGTGTGGTGAGTCTCTGGCTAAAATAA
- the LOC106382522 gene encoding nascent polypeptide-associated complex subunit beta-like: MIKLYPLYRRNRPRNRKTLHRRLDLSVYLLSSSSYTLWSKEEPYKSNNKMNMEKLMKMANTVRTGGKGTVRRKKKAVHKTNTTDDKKLQSTLKRVGVNSIPGIEEVNIFKDDVVIQFINPKVQASSAANTWAVSGTPQTKKLQDILPQIISQLGPDNLHNLKKLAEQFQKQAPGGADVPATIQEEDDDDVPELVVGETFETPAAEEASQPKAAAS; this comes from the exons atgattaaattgTATCCGTTGTACAGGCGAAATCGGCCAAGGAATCGCAAAACCCTCCATCGCCGTTTGGATCTGTCTGTCTAtctcttatcttcttcttcttataccCTTTGGTCCAAGGAAGAACCCTATAAATCGAATAACAAG ATGAATATGGAGAAGTTGATGAAGATGGCTAACACTGTCCGCACTGGCGGTAAAGGGACAGTAAGAAG AAAGAAGAAGGCTGTTCACAAGACGAACACGACCGATGACAAGAAGCTCCAGAGCACTCTTAAGAGAGTTGGAGTTAACTCTATTCCCGGCATTGAAGAAGTTAACATCTTTAAAGATGATGTAGTCATTCAGTTCATTAACCCTAAGG TTCAAGCTTCGAGTGCTGCTAACACATGGGCTGTGAGTGGTACACCACAGACCAAAA AATTGCAAGACATACTTCCTCAGATTATCAGCCAACTTG GACCTGATAACTTACACAACCTGAAGAAGCTAGCAGAGCAGTTCCAGAAACAAGCACCAGGTGGAGCTGATGTTCCAGCAACTATCCAAGAAGAGGACGATGATGATGTCCCGGAACTTGTAGTGGGAGAGACTTTCGAGACACCTGCTGCTGAAGAAGCTTCTCAGCCCAAAGCTGCTGCTTCTTAG
- the LOC106379994 gene encoding kunitz trypsin inhibitor 4-like, whose amino-acid sequence MSTALTLASGGANPCPLYVGSELSRRNKGLPLRFSNWGSGARLVPKSENLNIKMDLPPTICGQSSYWWLTETEIKGWLFIAAGPKPKTGKDSSKSFFQIKKPGGLLRGYKFVYCGGDKSCYEFGMVVDRYGYSRLAPSNMPFRFVFVKAD is encoded by the coding sequence ATGTCAACAGCCCTGACTCTCGCCTCCGGTGGTGCCAACCCATGTCCCCTTTATGTCGGATCGGAATTATCAAGGAGGAACAAGGGCCTTCCCCTAAGATTCTCAAACTGGGGTTCTGGAGCTAGGTTAGTTCCCAAATCAGAGAACCTCAACATCAAGATGGACCTCCCACCTACGATCTGCGGTCAGTCATCCTATTGGTGGCTCACTGAGACTGAGATTAAAGGATGGCTGTTCATAGCAGCTGGTCCTAAGCCAAAAACTGGAAAAGATTCGTCCAAGAGTTTCTTCCAGATCAAGAAACCTGGAGGTCTACTTCGCGGTTACAAGTTTGTGTATTGTGGTGGCGATAAGAGCTGCTACGAATTCGGAATGGTTGTGGACAGATATGGCTATAGCCGTTTGGCTCCATCCAATATGCCATTCCGCTTTGTGTTCGTGAAAGCTGACTAG